The stretch of DNA AGGCGGGCAGATTCAGCAAGGTTTCCAGCGCCTCCACACTGTCGGGGCCACGGTTGACCACATCGCCATTGACGATCAGGCCTTCGGCTCCCTGTGCGCGGGCGTCGTGCAGCACGGCCCGCAGCGCGTCGGCGTTTCCATGAATGTCGGCCAGCACTGCAAGACGCATGACTTTGCATTCTACGGTCAAAGAGCGGCAGACGAATCTGAACCGATTCTCAATAGAGGGTGCGTGCAGTTTGGGAAGCCGCCCCACGCTCTAGACTGCACCCATGATCGAGGCACTGATCGGAAACACGCCCTTGCTTCAGCTTCGGCGGGTCGTGACGCCAGAAATGGCCGACGTATTCGTGAAACTGGAGGGCCAGAATCCCGGCGGCAGTATCAAAGACCGCACCGCGCTGGGTCTGATCGAGGACGCCGAGCGGCGCGGCCTGCTGAAACCCGGCGGCACGATTGTGGAACCCACCAGCGGCAATACCGGCATCGGGCTGGCGCAGGTGGCTGCCGCCAAAGGTTACCGCCTGATCCTGTGTATGCCCGCCCAGATGAGCGAGGAGCGCAAACGCACCCTGCTGGCTTACGGCGCGGAACTGGTGCTGACCGACCCCGAACGCCGGATGCTGGCCGCCATAGAGGAAGCCGAGAAAATCGCGGCAGACACGGGCGCGGTGATGATGGGCCAGTTTACCAACCCCGCCAATCCTCAGACGCATGAGCGCACCACCGGGCCGGAACTGTGGGCGCAAATGGGCGGCCAGATTGACGCGTTCGTATACGGCTCCGGCACAGGCGGCACCATCAGCGGCGTGGGCAGGTTTCTGAAAAGTCAGGATGCCGGGGTGAAAGTGGTGGCGGTCGAGCCTGCCCGGAGCAACGTGCTGAGCGGCGGCGAACGCGGCGAACACGGCTTTCAGGGCATGGGGCCGGGGTTCGTGCCCGCCAACCTTGACCGCAGCGTGATCGACGAAATCTTTCCGGTGTGGGAAGAGGACGCCTACCCGCTGGCCCGCCGCCTGGCGCGTGAGGAAGGCGTGTTCGTGGGCATGAGTAGCGGCGGCATGATCTGGGCCGCGCTGGAGCTGGCCCGCAAGTTGGGGCCGGGAAAACGGGTGGCGACTATCGCCTGCGATACGGGCGCACGCTACCTGACGACCAGCCTGTTCAGCGATACGGGCACGGGCACGCCCAAGGGATTTCGACCTTATTCCCGCGAGCGAATAGTGGAAGAAGTGCAGGCGGGTTAAGAACACCGCACCAACCCGTTTTGTTAAGAATTTCACGATATCCGGTCAGATTGAGACGGAAGTGACAGCTTATAATTTCTTCATGTTGCCTCAAAAACTTATTGCAGAAGCGATCGG from Deinococcus sp. QL22 encodes:
- the cysK gene encoding cysteine synthase A, whose amino-acid sequence is MIEALIGNTPLLQLRRVVTPEMADVFVKLEGQNPGGSIKDRTALGLIEDAERRGLLKPGGTIVEPTSGNTGIGLAQVAAAKGYRLILCMPAQMSEERKRTLLAYGAELVLTDPERRMLAAIEEAEKIAADTGAVMMGQFTNPANPQTHERTTGPELWAQMGGQIDAFVYGSGTGGTISGVGRFLKSQDAGVKVVAVEPARSNVLSGGERGEHGFQGMGPGFVPANLDRSVIDEIFPVWEEDAYPLARRLAREEGVFVGMSSGGMIWAALELARKLGPGKRVATIACDTGARYLTTSLFSDTGTGTPKGFRPYSRERIVEEVQAG